From Paenibacillus sp. GP183, one genomic window encodes:
- a CDS encoding ATP-binding protein, translating to MNAIVFILIFYLCVNMLFFYAKFHMYNNVDRRLQDIGNSMKSEKLDVFLAAWDDNRRGDQLIFYVLTDKQGNGYQIPPSTVPYKLVTSVKDRSSSSTESIQTIMTGNRESRVLNIPVTKSTDTKTNIPFYNIINDPIVSVQVVRSLYPEQFLFNELQSIMPIVSISGAVLAILAGFYLAGRALIPILSSWNKQQRFVADASHELRTPLAVMQTNTEMLLRYPKHTIEEESENISVILKEVRRMISLVSDLLTLARSESNQLQIRHQSFLLDETINEMLEQYCLFAEMNNRTIYSDVEKQIPFLGDEERIRQLLVILLDNAIKYTPEQGKITVTCRQQKHFAEISIEDTGMGISKQDLPLIFDRFYRGDKVRSRSQGGYGLGLSIAKWIVEAHKGKIRVESHLGTGTRFILTFPLKKLASNHS from the coding sequence ATGAATGCCATCGTATTTATTCTAATTTTTTATTTATGTGTCAATATGTTGTTTTTTTATGCTAAGTTCCATATGTACAACAACGTAGATAGAAGATTACAAGATATAGGCAATAGTATGAAGAGTGAGAAACTTGATGTTTTTTTAGCGGCTTGGGACGATAATCGCAGAGGTGATCAGCTCATCTTCTACGTGCTAACGGATAAACAAGGGAACGGATATCAAATTCCACCGAGTACTGTTCCTTATAAGCTAGTCACCTCAGTTAAAGACCGATCTTCATCTTCTACCGAGTCTATACAAACAATCATGACAGGCAACCGGGAAAGCCGTGTGCTCAATATTCCTGTAACGAAGTCTACCGATACTAAGACAAATATTCCTTTCTATAATATTATCAACGATCCTATTGTATCGGTACAAGTGGTACGCAGTCTGTATCCCGAACAATTTTTATTTAATGAGCTTCAATCGATTATGCCCATAGTAAGTATTTCAGGTGCGGTTTTGGCCATCTTAGCAGGATTTTATTTAGCCGGCCGTGCTCTTATACCGATTCTTTCATCATGGAATAAGCAGCAGCGTTTTGTAGCAGACGCTTCCCATGAATTGCGGACACCGCTCGCGGTAATGCAGACCAATACAGAAATGTTGTTGCGCTACCCCAAACATACGATTGAGGAAGAAAGCGAGAATATTTCGGTTATATTAAAAGAAGTAAGGCGAATGATTAGTTTAGTATCCGATCTGCTTACCTTAGCCAGATCCGAAAGTAACCAATTACAAATCAGGCATCAATCCTTTTTGTTGGATGAAACCATTAACGAAATGCTCGAACAATACTGTTTATTTGCGGAAATGAATAATAGAACAATCTATTCTGACGTTGAAAAACAGATTCCATTCTTGGGTGATGAGGAACGTATTCGGCAACTGCTTGTCATTTTATTGGATAATGCGATTAAATACACGCCGGAACAAGGGAAAATTACAGTAACTTGCCGTCAACAGAAACATTTTGCTGAGATTAGTATAGAAGACACAGGTATGGGTATTTCGAAGCAAGACTTGCCTCTAATATTCGATAGATTTTATAGGGGAGACAAAGTTCGGTCGCGTTCCCAAGGAGGCTACGGGCTGGGATTATCCATAGCCAAATGGATTGTAGAAGCGCATAAAGGGAAAATTCGTGTAGAAAGTCATCTAGGGACAGGCACCCGTTTCATTCTTACTTTTCCTTTAAAGAAGTTAGCGTCAAATCATTCGTAA
- a CDS encoding PepSY domain-containing protein: MNKVNFKKVVFGVSLGTVMALGSMSSAFAADINNPTAQAKKVEPQQQNQAKPYTQEQVKALALKQYQGTVKDIKLNKENGKDVYVTVIHGQDGKDHTVKMDAATGKNVNFTQQQVKDNALKQYQGTMKDIKLNKENGKDVYVTVIHGQDGKDHTVKMDAVTGENVNFTQQQAKDIALKQYQGTVKDIKLNKENGKDVYVTVIHGQDGKDHTVKMDAVTGENVNFTQQQAKDNALKQYKGTVKDIKLI, translated from the coding sequence ATGAACAAGGTTAACTTTAAGAAAGTAGTATTTGGAGTATCTTTAGGAACGGTAATGGCGCTTGGTTCTATGTCATCTGCTTTTGCTGCAGACATTAATAATCCTACGGCTCAGGCTAAAAAAGTGGAGCCGCAACAACAGAATCAAGCAAAGCCATATACTCAAGAGCAAGTCAAGGCCCTCGCATTAAAACAATATCAAGGAACTGTGAAAGATATTAAATTAAATAAAGAAAATGGCAAAGACGTTTATGTAACTGTAATCCATGGTCAAGACGGAAAAGACCATACGGTGAAAATGGATGCAGCTACGGGCAAAAACGTGAATTTCACACAACAGCAAGTCAAAGACAACGCATTAAAACAATATCAAGGAACTATGAAAGATATTAAATTAAATAAAGAAAACGGCAAAGACGTTTATGTAACTGTAATCCATGGTCAAGACGGAAAAGACCATACGGTGAAAATGGATGCAGTCACGGGTGAAAACGTGAATTTCACACAACAGCAAGCCAAAGACATCGCATTGAAACAATATCAAGGAACTGTGAAAGATATTAAATTAAATAAAGAAAATGGCAAAGACGTTTATGTCACTGTAATCCATGGTCAAGACGGAAAAGACCATACGGTGAAAATGGATGCAGTCACTGGCGAAAACGTGAATTTCACACAACAGCAAGCCAAAGACAACGCATTAAAACAATATAAAGGAACTGTAAAAGATATTAAATTAATTTGA
- a CDS encoding IS1595 family transposase — translation MAQQETMTLKRFQEKFDTEQACHDHLFQIRWPEGFCCPKCQSQSFYFLETRKLYQCVACKHQTSVTAGTIMHKTHTPLLTWFWTIFLVAHDKRGISATYIARELELTYPTAWLLLQKVRKAMGDRDANYRLAGLVELDDAFFGAPTEGGKRGRGTEQTPVLVGVSLNKQGAPQYVKMQVIPDVKGKTLIDFAQRYIEPGATISSDAYHSYNALAKEYNHQPLKFNVKENPDHLKWLHTMISNAKAFIGGTFHGLAPKHLQAYLNEFCFRTNRRQFEGQLFNRLLSACISTDTITYQELTI, via the coding sequence GTGGCTCAACAAGAAACGATGACGCTCAAGAGGTTTCAAGAGAAGTTCGATACGGAACAAGCATGTCACGATCATCTGTTCCAGATTCGTTGGCCCGAAGGGTTTTGCTGTCCGAAATGCCAAAGCCAATCGTTCTATTTCCTAGAGACGCGGAAGCTTTACCAGTGTGTGGCCTGTAAGCATCAAACTTCCGTGACGGCTGGTACCATTATGCATAAAACGCACACGCCTTTATTGACCTGGTTTTGGACGATCTTTTTAGTGGCCCATGATAAACGCGGCATCTCTGCAACCTATATCGCTCGAGAACTTGAATTGACCTATCCGACAGCCTGGTTGCTCCTTCAGAAAGTCAGGAAAGCTATGGGTGATCGCGATGCCAACTATCGACTGGCTGGCTTGGTTGAACTCGATGATGCCTTCTTTGGCGCACCAACAGAAGGCGGCAAACGCGGTCGTGGCACCGAACAAACGCCCGTGCTCGTAGGCGTTTCACTCAACAAACAGGGAGCACCGCAATACGTCAAGATGCAAGTGATTCCGGATGTAAAAGGGAAAACGCTGATCGATTTTGCACAGCGTTATATCGAACCCGGCGCAACGATCAGCAGCGATGCTTACCATTCTTACAACGCGCTTGCGAAAGAATACAACCATCAGCCGCTCAAATTCAACGTCAAAGAAAACCCGGATCATTTGAAGTGGCTTCATACGATGATCTCAAACGCCAAAGCTTTTATTGGCGGTACGTTTCACGGCTTGGCACCCAAGCATCTGCAAGCCTACTTGAATGAATTTTGCTTTCGTACCAACCGCAGACAGTTTGAAGGACAACTGTTCAATCGGCTTTTATCCGCTTGTATTTCTACCGATACCATTACTTACCAAGAACTTACCATATGA
- a CDS encoding LysM peptidoglycan-binding domain-containing protein yields MEHIVQPGETLSSIAYRYGVTAAAIMHANRLHSHFVHPGQRIFIPVPPHPAHQIHTHTHTHTHTHTHTHQ; encoded by the coding sequence ATGGAGCATATTGTTCAACCTGGAGAAACTTTGTCTAGTATTGCTTATAGGTATGGTGTTACTGCAGCAGCCATCATGCATGCAAATAGACTTCACAGTCACTTCGTTCACCCGGGTCAAAGAATCTTTATTCCGGTTCCGCCTCATCCTGCCCATCAAATCCACACTCACACACACACGCACACACATACACACACGCACACACATCAATGA
- a CDS encoding RNA-guided endonuclease TnpB family protein — MLVAYKYRIYPTKEQKQKIQFTLERCRLLYNRLLEERILAYKQEGKTPNYYDQANTFNERKQHIPALKQVHSQVLQDVAKRLDKAYQAFFRRVKQAETPGFPRFKPQSRYDSFTYPQGGYTIHGNKIKLSKIGEVKIKLHRELQGKMKTCSIIIKNGKYYACFSCEAEAKPLPITNMKVGIDLGLKHLAIPSEGEPIESPKYLRLSEQRLKHLQRAVSKKKKGSKRRSKAVHQLAKLHEHVANQRKDHAHKVSRKLVNQYQLIAFEDLNVLGLVKNHHLAKSIVDAGWQQLVQFVMYKAESAGRQVVQVNPYNTSQQCSNCGEIVKKTLSERTHQCSCGYIADRDVNAAINILNLALKNVS; from the coding sequence TTGCTTGTTGCCTACAAATACCGAATATACCCAACAAAAGAGCAAAAACAGAAGATACAATTTACTCTTGAACGCTGCCGTTTGTTGTATAACCGGTTACTAGAGGAACGTATTCTTGCCTACAAACAAGAAGGGAAAACACCGAACTACTACGATCAAGCAAACACGTTCAACGAGCGTAAACAACACATTCCGGCATTAAAGCAAGTGCATTCGCAAGTGTTACAGGATGTTGCGAAACGATTGGATAAGGCGTATCAAGCATTTTTTAGACGAGTGAAGCAAGCCGAGACTCCAGGGTTCCCACGTTTCAAACCACAATCGAGGTACGATTCGTTTACCTATCCGCAAGGCGGGTACACAATCCATGGCAATAAAATAAAGCTATCCAAGATCGGTGAAGTGAAAATAAAACTACATCGAGAACTGCAAGGCAAGATGAAAACCTGTTCCATCATTATCAAAAACGGAAAATACTATGCTTGTTTTTCGTGTGAAGCTGAAGCCAAACCTTTGCCTATAACAAACATGAAGGTTGGTATCGACTTAGGACTCAAACACCTTGCAATACCATCTGAAGGAGAACCGATAGAATCACCCAAATATCTTCGTCTAAGTGAACAACGATTGAAACATCTACAACGTGCCGTATCCAAAAAGAAAAAAGGTTCGAAACGTAGAAGCAAAGCTGTACATCAATTGGCGAAATTGCATGAGCATGTAGCCAATCAGCGAAAAGATCATGCGCACAAAGTTTCTCGTAAACTCGTAAACCAGTACCAATTGATTGCTTTTGAAGATTTAAACGTATTAGGGTTGGTTAAGAACCATCATCTTGCAAAAAGCATTGTTGATGCAGGATGGCAGCAACTCGTACAATTCGTGATGTACAAGGCTGAAAGTGCCGGTCGTCAAGTGGTGCAAGTGAATCCATACAACACATCTCAACAATGCTCCAACTGTGGTGAAATCGTCAAAAAAACACTATCCGAACGAACGCATCAATGTTCTTGCGGATACATTGCAGATCGGGACGTAAATGCGGCGATTAACATACTAAACCTAGCTTTGAAAAACGTATCGTAA
- a CDS encoding MarR family transcriptional regulator, producing MQRENVLELRTIMQQFIRSFGLLEQTKTPCGFSLSLSQVFALQELEKQTLTITELAEKLQLERSSVSRLIDGLVKGGFVSRDLNENNRREVVLALTEKGTSSIHRVRDQSVDFYKTILGKMSDSEQAQFYESFKTFTNSLTEVRRDNINSEE from the coding sequence ATGCAAAGAGAAAATGTACTTGAACTTAGAACTATTATGCAACAGTTCATTCGATCTTTTGGACTTTTAGAGCAAACAAAAACACCTTGTGGTTTTTCATTGTCTCTATCACAAGTTTTTGCTCTTCAAGAGCTGGAGAAACAAACGCTTACGATAACTGAACTGGCTGAAAAACTTCAATTAGAGAGAAGTTCGGTTAGCAGATTGATTGACGGCCTTGTAAAAGGTGGATTTGTTTCAAGGGATTTAAACGAAAACAATCGCAGGGAGGTCGTGCTGGCTTTAACCGAAAAAGGTACGAGCTCCATTCACAGAGTACGTGACCAGTCGGTTGATTTTTATAAAACCATTCTTGGGAAAATGTCTGATTCCGAGCAAGCTCAGTTTTATGAAAGTTTTAAAACGTTCACTAATTCGCTGACTGAAGTAAGGCGAGATAATATTAACAGTGAGGAGTGA
- a CDS encoding F510_1955 family glycosylhydrolase encodes MKKVITLAMAIVIAIAFTACSKKTSNDQHGSHNAGETAFMHIHGLGYSSDGKRLLIPIHNGIKVYGDGKWSDAPGEKHDYMGFSVADNGFYSSGHPAAGSKYKNPLGLIKSTDEGKSITVLALEGEVDLHGMSVGYRTHSLYVLNSEPNSKMKQAGLFYSRDEGKSWVSGQMTGLSGQITALAVHPTQDAIVAIGTESGAYFSKDNGQNFAAVYTEQPVSTLAFTDNGDLMIGTAKAELVNINLETRRSVTVKTPVKTGDVIAYVSGSPVNPKEMAIATAKKDVYLSTDNGAAWRKIADQGQAINQP; translated from the coding sequence TTGAAAAAAGTCATCACACTAGCTATGGCCATCGTAATTGCAATAGCATTCACCGCATGTTCTAAGAAAACGTCTAATGATCAACATGGGTCCCATAATGCGGGGGAAACTGCTTTTATGCACATTCACGGCTTGGGGTACTCCAGCGATGGGAAGCGTCTTCTTATACCGATACATAACGGGATCAAAGTATATGGCGATGGCAAGTGGAGCGACGCCCCGGGGGAGAAGCATGATTACATGGGTTTCTCCGTGGCAGACAACGGATTCTATAGCAGCGGTCATCCTGCGGCGGGTTCCAAATACAAAAATCCCTTGGGCCTCATTAAAAGCACGGATGAAGGGAAATCAATCACCGTTCTGGCTTTGGAGGGCGAAGTGGACCTTCATGGCATGAGCGTGGGTTACCGTACTCATTCCCTATATGTGCTTAATTCAGAACCGAATTCGAAAATGAAGCAGGCGGGATTGTTCTACAGTCGAGATGAGGGCAAATCCTGGGTTAGCGGGCAAATGACCGGTCTTTCAGGGCAGATTACGGCGTTAGCTGTACATCCGACACAGGATGCAATTGTTGCTATTGGTACGGAATCCGGGGCGTATTTTTCAAAGGATAACGGCCAAAATTTTGCCGCAGTCTATACGGAGCAGCCGGTTTCCACATTAGCTTTTACGGATAACGGGGATCTGATGATCGGTACCGCCAAAGCCGAATTGGTGAATATCAATTTGGAAACCAGACGATCGGTCACCGTCAAAACGCCAGTAAAAACTGGAGACGTGATTGCGTACGTTTCTGGAAGCCCGGTCAATCCGAAAGAAATGGCGATCGCCACGGCAAAAAAGGACGTGTATCTTTCCACCGATAATGGCGCCGCATGGCGGAAAATTGCTGATCAAGGACAAGCCATAAACCAACCATGA
- a CDS encoding ATP-binding protein: protein MNKRLHTRLAFIIIGISTCILLISTVSVILATHYHISLFHDQAAGMNHDVSQLNYHLEQALIQSIIWTFAGSIILAVLIGFYVANRISKPLVDMKQAAERMSDGQLDARVKIEGKNELAELGNSLNELAKQLHKQEQLRVTMTEDIAHELRTPLTTLKSHMRAFEDGIWEPTPERIHSCYEEIERLTKMVVELEDLTHMESPAFQLERNEEPLKSMIEQGVDLVSAAFHEKKVDLSFSCSPNIRIFADRNRMIQILVNLLTNALKFTPENGNVRIEVLEEQQDVLMTIQDSGSGIVPEDLPFIFERFYRADKSRNRRTGGSGLGLTIVKRLVNAHSGHVWAESGKQGTTFYIRLSI, encoded by the coding sequence ATGAATAAACGATTGCACACGCGCCTGGCATTCATCATCATCGGCATATCGACATGCATCTTATTGATATCGACGGTAAGCGTCATTTTGGCGACGCATTACCATATTTCCTTGTTTCATGACCAGGCAGCAGGCATGAACCATGATGTTTCCCAATTGAATTACCATTTGGAGCAGGCACTCATTCAATCGATCATATGGACGTTCGCCGGTTCCATCATCCTTGCGGTCCTAATCGGTTTTTATGTCGCCAATCGTATTTCCAAGCCGCTTGTGGACATGAAACAGGCCGCGGAACGGATGTCAGACGGCCAATTGGACGCCAGGGTGAAGATCGAAGGTAAAAACGAGCTTGCGGAATTAGGCAATTCGTTAAATGAACTGGCCAAGCAGCTGCATAAACAAGAGCAGCTTCGGGTAACGATGACCGAAGACATCGCTCATGAACTTCGAACGCCGCTGACCACTTTGAAAAGCCATATGCGGGCATTTGAAGATGGCATTTGGGAACCCACTCCGGAACGTATCCATTCCTGTTACGAAGAAATTGAACGCCTCACGAAAATGGTAGTCGAGCTGGAAGACTTGACCCACATGGAATCACCGGCATTTCAATTGGAGCGTAATGAAGAGCCGCTGAAATCGATGATTGAACAAGGGGTGGACCTCGTTTCTGCGGCTTTTCATGAAAAGAAGGTGGATCTTTCGTTTAGCTGCAGTCCGAACATCCGGATTTTTGCAGACCGTAATCGCATGATTCAGATTTTGGTCAATCTGCTTACCAATGCCCTTAAATTCACTCCGGAAAATGGAAACGTGCGAATTGAAGTATTAGAGGAACAGCAAGACGTGCTCATGACCATTCAGGATTCGGGCAGCGGCATTGTACCAGAAGATTTACCCTTTATATTTGAGCGGTTTTACCGGGCGGACAAGTCACGAAATCGGAGAACCGGGGGCAGTGGCTTGGGATTAACCATTGTAAAGAGGCTGGTGAATGCTCACAGCGGGCATGTTTGGGCTGAAAGCGGCAAACAAGGGACTACGTTCTATATTCGACTGTCTATATAA
- a CDS encoding response regulator transcription factor: MKTILVVDDEEKIRDVVTSYLMKEGFRVLEAAAGNEALHSLQNQSIDLVILDLMLPDMDGELVCQTIRQFNSVPILMLTAKASDNNRIKGLSIGADDYLTKPFDPREVVARVRAILRRTDDNHLLADRLTFNQGHLEIDSLKHTVFSHGEPISLTPSEYKLLLALAKYPQRHFSREELVDKVMGYEFDGDIRTIDQHIKNIRHKIELDPKKPQYIVTVYGSGYRFTGVVK, translated from the coding sequence ATGAAAACGATTTTAGTGGTGGATGATGAAGAGAAAATTCGCGATGTCGTCACATCGTATCTAATGAAAGAAGGATTTCGGGTATTAGAAGCGGCTGCAGGAAATGAGGCTTTGCATTCGCTGCAAAACCAATCGATCGATCTCGTTATTCTGGATCTCATGCTTCCGGACATGGATGGGGAACTGGTATGCCAAACCATTCGTCAATTCAATTCGGTTCCGATTCTCATGCTTACTGCCAAGGCGTCGGATAACAATCGAATCAAAGGTTTGTCCATTGGTGCTGATGATTATTTGACCAAGCCCTTTGATCCGCGTGAGGTCGTGGCCAGGGTCAGGGCTATCCTGCGCCGAACGGATGACAATCATTTGCTGGCCGACCGTTTAACATTTAATCAGGGCCATCTGGAAATCGATTCGCTCAAGCATACGGTGTTCAGTCATGGAGAACCGATCAGTTTAACACCGAGTGAATATAAGCTGCTCCTGGCTTTAGCGAAATACCCGCAGCGGCATTTTTCGCGTGAGGAATTGGTGGATAAGGTGATGGGTTATGAATTTGATGGCGATATTCGGACGATCGACCAGCATATTAAAAACATCCGTCACAAAATTGAGTTGGACCCCAAGAAGCCGCAGTATATCGTCACTGTATACGGTTCCGGTTATCGCTTTACAGGTGTTGTGAAATGA
- a CDS encoding SagB family peptide dehydrogenase, giving the protein MSLEAFLHDLHADTNASRPPDEVDWEDAPLKYKLYRGLPAFPLSPEVSLTLEGRELPSRIDLTCIGHFLWYVFGLTQLSHSYLASINLGQSAGPLQMYRRFVPSGGGLYPNEVYVYLKTKDIPAGVYHYDAAHHRLILLREGDFDSYLKLALGNRCDLSACFGTVFISSVFWKNFFKYNNFAYRLQGLDTGVLIGQLLEVAKRFGFASRVYFQFLDRAVNHLLGLSDKEENVYAVIPLSTEPVITRFAVDNDRTKKVLAAELCRDLPAVLHDRYEKSRKVKDFPMIIKMNEASMMDSSESFRQIGVAQKIHNNIQLAYMPHVERLSYDLASICRKRYSPETDFVLSRVTQPQLAALLQEALASFSYRNDLENPHEKSGSRVSVYACLYNVEDVPNGAYRYDSANHALSRILPGDHRLRLQQGMSLDNINLFQVPICLHVAGEKDFFKTALGYRGYRIQQMEAGMLVQRLLLAACATGMGGRPLLGFNASNSDEIYKMALQGETSLIQIPIGLYRHRPRLEAGLHS; this is encoded by the coding sequence ATGAGTCTGGAAGCCTTTCTACACGATCTTCATGCAGATACCAACGCGTCCAGACCGCCTGATGAGGTGGATTGGGAAGACGCGCCATTAAAATATAAGCTCTATCGCGGTTTGCCAGCCTTTCCTCTATCCCCGGAAGTATCGCTGACGCTTGAAGGCAGGGAATTGCCTTCCAGAATCGATCTGACCTGCATCGGTCATTTTCTCTGGTATGTATTCGGGCTCACTCAGTTGAGCCATTCATACCTTGCCTCGATCAACTTGGGACAATCGGCCGGCCCATTGCAAATGTACCGGAGGTTTGTTCCATCAGGCGGCGGTTTATATCCTAATGAAGTATATGTATATCTGAAGACAAAGGATATTCCAGCAGGAGTTTATCATTATGATGCCGCGCACCATCGCTTGATACTGCTTCGCGAAGGCGATTTTGATTCTTATCTGAAGCTGGCTCTTGGCAATCGCTGCGACCTGTCGGCTTGTTTTGGCACTGTTTTTATTTCGTCTGTATTTTGGAAAAACTTCTTTAAATATAATAACTTTGCTTATCGTCTGCAAGGGTTGGATACTGGCGTGCTGATCGGGCAATTGCTTGAAGTGGCAAAACGGTTCGGTTTCGCATCAAGGGTGTATTTCCAGTTTCTTGATCGGGCTGTTAATCATCTGCTTGGGCTGTCTGATAAGGAGGAGAACGTATATGCGGTGATTCCGCTTTCGACGGAGCCTGTGATCACTAGGTTCGCTGTTGACAATGATAGAACAAAGAAAGTCTTGGCGGCGGAGTTGTGCCGGGATTTGCCAGCTGTCCTACATGATCGCTACGAGAAATCCCGAAAAGTCAAAGACTTCCCCATGATAATCAAGATGAACGAAGCATCCATGATGGATTCATCAGAATCGTTTCGACAGATCGGCGTGGCCCAAAAAATTCATAACAATATTCAGCTGGCATATATGCCCCATGTGGAACGATTGTCGTATGATTTGGCGTCGATCTGCCGAAAACGGTATTCACCGGAGACAGATTTCGTTTTGAGCAGGGTAACACAACCCCAATTGGCCGCTCTCTTGCAAGAGGCATTGGCTTCCTTTTCATATCGCAATGATTTGGAGAATCCGCATGAAAAATCTGGGTCCCGCGTCTCCGTGTACGCCTGTTTGTATAACGTGGAAGATGTTCCGAATGGCGCTTACCGCTATGACAGCGCAAATCATGCACTGAGCCGGATACTTCCTGGAGATCATCGGCTGCGGCTGCAGCAGGGAATGTCCTTGGACAACATCAATTTGTTCCAAGTACCGATCTGCCTGCATGTGGCTGGGGAAAAGGATTTCTTCAAAACAGCATTAGGATACAGAGGATACCGCATCCAGCAGATGGAAGCGGGTATGCTCGTCCAACGCTTATTGTTGGCAGCGTGCGCCACTGGGATGGGTGGGCGACCTCTTCTCGGATTTAATGCGAGTAATAGTGATGAGATCTATAAAATGGCTCTGCAGGGTGAAACCAGCCTGATCCAAATCCCGATCGGTCTTTATCGTCATCGTCCTCGTTTGGAGGCGGGCCTCCACAGCTAA